ATCTATTTTCTCACTGCTGATGTTGTAGATTCCGCAGATAAACTCTAAAAACTCTCTGCCAGTAAGTTTCTGATAGACGAATGGTGTATCTGGAAGAAGCCCAATAATTTTTTTTGCCTCTATCGGCTCTTTTTGGATATCGTAGGTATTAACAATTATGCTACCGGCAGTTGGTCTAATGAGTCCTGCAATCATTTTTATAGTGGTTGTTTTTCCAGCGCCGTTAGGGCCTAAAAGCCCAAAAATCTCACCTGATGGTATATCCAAAGAGATATTATCAACTGCAACCTTGGTGTTAAACTTTTTTGTCAGATTAGTAATTTTTAGCACGAACAGATTATACTAAATTGGTAGGTAAAAGTCAATGTATTAAAACTTCATACCGAATGAAAATCTGTGGGTATTAGTGAACCGACCGAATGGAACGAATGCATAATCAAGCGTATATCCACCATCCCTCCCCTTCTTAAAATTCACGCCAAGCCCGGCAGATAAGCCATCAAGTCCGCCTAAATCATTCCCGCCTGAACGATATTTATAGCCAACCCGCACAGGCAGAAATTTTATCACATAATACTCTGTTCCAACTGAAATTGCGCCGTCGCCGGAAAAGGGCAGCATTAAATCGCTTGCGATTAAGAGTTTCTCGTTCACCTGATAACTCATTCCCCAGCGGATATTTATTGCTAAAGGCGCGCTTTCATCTACAAACTTTATTTTCGGACCGAGATTCTGGAGCACGATGCCAAACTTCATTTTCTTGCCTGTATCATACAAAGCGCCGCAGTCAACAGCAACGCCACCTGATTTCTCATCATCTAATTGTAAGTATATTCCTTTCAGCGAAATACCGCAGGATATGTTCTCGTCTAACTTTTCAGCGTATACAGCAGATAATGCCGAGTTATAATTCATAAACTCGCCTGTCTTGTTGCCAGTGATATCTTCTCTGCGTGTATCTTTTGTGTAAAGTGTATTCAATTCCGCACCAAAAACGCGTTTTCCGACGGGCATTGCAAACGAAATATCACCATACCGTATCCCACTGACATATTGTAAATGTGTAAATGAGATGTTCTTATTACACATTTGTGTAAGTCCAGCGGGGTTCCAGTAGGTTGCTTCTGCATTATCAGAAACAGCGGTAAATGCAGAACCCATAGCAGTAGCGCGGGCGCCAACTGGCACCTTCAGAAAATCACCGAATGTTATGCCGCCTATGGCATAGAGGCAGTTAACATATATAGTAAATCTATAGTGTGCTTATCTTTCAATGAACGATAAACAATTCCGACATCGTTTAGTATTGATGTCGCTTTATACTCATCCGCAAGTGTGCTGGTTAGGTATTTGGCATTACCGCCCACAAATATGCTCTGGCTGAATGGTAGTCCATAACCAATACTGATGAGCGTATCTTTTTCTAATGTTATTTTTCTTGTTGTGCCATCAAGTTCTTCAACTGTTTCGGTGCCAGTGTTATACTCAAGATAACTTATACTTAGTGTGCCTAATTTTGTATATGGCAGAATTACTCCACCAAAATTGTATTTTGAGTTTTCTATTACACCAGACCACTGGGAAAGTGATATTCCAGAATCAACTGTCCAGCCGAGAAACCAAGGATTGTTGAAAGCATCTGCGGGACTAACACTTGAAAACACTTCACCCATTGAATACAGTTTTGCTCCTGGCTCAGCGTCGGTTAAAAACAACACCGTTGGTTTTTGTGCTGAAAATATTGTGTTGGTAATAAAGCATATGCAGAATAGTTCTAAAATTATTTCTCTCATTGCTTTTTGTTTTTTAATAGGTTACACCTTTACTTTAACTTTGTTCCACATTGGTCACAAAAATTTGCATCATTCAGGTTTTGGGCACCACACTGTGGGCAAGTAATAAATCCCTGTTGAACAGAACTATTTTCAACTTTTTTCTTTTTTATTTCCGCCTTATTTGGATTTTTATCTACCTTTTCAATAATAATATCTTTATCTCCCAAAAGTGCATTATCCACAGCATCTACTATCACATTGCCCACTATACCATAAAATCTTCCCGGCGAGCGTGGTATAATCAATTTTATTGTTTCATTATTACTCACTTCAAATTTCTTTTTTAATACTCTTGGTTGGTCAGAATGAGCATCAGACCATCTTATTTCATGCGACCCGGTAACTATTTTAAACTTTATTTGGGTTTTAGATTCAAAATCCCAAGGACCCTGTCCGA
This sequence is a window from Elusimicrobiota bacterium. Protein-coding genes within it:
- a CDS encoding PorV/PorQ family protein, giving the protein MPVGARATAMGSAFTAVSDNAEATYWNPAGLTQMCNKNISFTHLQYVSGIRYGDISFAMPVGKRVFGAELNTLYTKDTRREDITGNKTGEFMNYNSALSAVYAEKLDENISCGISLKGIYLQLDDEKSGGVAVDCGALYDTGKKMKFGIVLQNLGPKIKFVDESAPLAINIRWGMSYQVNEKLLIASDLMLPFSGDGAISVGTEYYVIKFLPVRVGYKYRSGGNDLGGLDGLSAGLGVNFKKGRDGGYTLDYAFVPFGRFTNTHRFSFGMKF
- a CDS encoding zinc ribbon domain-containing protein; translated protein: MQKLIVILLLIIFFNGCATIYAPSSYKFEPKDEFSPYGKVIIYNQSESTLKITIDKEGIVMHSGKTDSIFGQGPWDFESKTQIKFKIVTGSHEIRWSDAHSDQPRVLKKKFEVSNNETIKLIIPRSPGRFYGIVGNVIVDAVDNALLGDKDIIIEKVDKNPNKAEIKKKKVENSSVQQGFITCPQCGAQNLNDANFCDQCGTKLK